gaaaaaaggctgTACAACCTTTAAAAAAGGAATTAAcgtatatatcaaacataacattgacaatatatcaaaaataaaataaaataaaatcccaatatacaagctccacttagtccttaaccatgggtaaaagggaaagaacaaagtggtaaacaaaaataattccaCTGCTTACCCTACTCTAACATACTTGTTTGCATTCACCAGATCAATATTAATGCCAGGACAGTTCGctgaaaggtttgtgtgtgtagcggtGAGGTGCAGTGAAGTGTAGCTTGTGTGTAAATAAAGCCTTGGGCTCTTCCTCGGCCTgggcttgtttgttttgatggttGAGTTCCCAACATGCTTTGGGTGGGACAAGGTTAAGGGCCCCCGGCACCGGTCCCCACCCTATCACACCTGACTGAACCgtccccaccctcacacacctgaCTGAACTCGTCCGGTGTTGAGTACAGTGTAgttatgagagagaaaaaaatggggTATTCCTGGATTATCTTCTAAGTTTTAAAGTATGAAATTTGTATTCAAAAgtattaaaaaatatatgtataacaGAAAAATGGCTTTGATCATTGGTATAACAGAAATCTCAAGACAATCACAATATAACAAAAACAGTTTTGAGCTACAACTcattcctcttctccctctcccctcttttccctttcccctcttctccctctcccctcttctccctctccccctatTCTACCTCTCCCCTGGCCCTGCTCTCACTCCCACCCCAACGccaaggaggaagagggggatgaaggTGCGGAAGTCGGCTGGAGGAAGCTGGAAGACGTTCTTTGCCATCGGAAAACCAGCTGGGTCAGGGCGCCGCAAGCCCATGAGGATCAGCTCCCTGTTCCAGCCGGCCACCTCTCACGCTGGTACAAACACGTGTTCTATCTTATTCTCACGGTGGTAAAACACATGATCTATCTTATTCTCACGCTGGTACAAACACATCTGCAATCTTATTCTCTTGTTACAGCAGCAACGCTGGCCAAGGCTCTCTGTAGAAAGACAAGTTAGTCtcattacagaaaaaaaaagaaaatgcttaaTTTATACATTTCTTTTCTCACTGGGTCGTTTGAGGCTTTTGCCACAATTCAACCGATTCAACACGCGGCACTCATTTAGCCGTAGATGAAGTTTTCATACCTTAGTAGTTTATTCCTCTTTTGTCACAGACTGGGTGTTTGCTCTCAAACTGCAGGGAGAGATCACAACAAACAAGAAtttcatttctttgtgtgttctctgtgtgatgTGCATATGCCAGTCACGCACTACCAAGCCAGGGACTGTGGAGAGACCGATGTTAAAGTCTTGTTCACCGGACAGGCCGTCTGTCTTACTGCTGCTGTTCTCTTTCCCAGGGGTCCGTGTGGATAGTGTGACGCTGCGCTCAGCCAAGAGTGAGGAGTCCCTGTCATCCCAGCACAGTGGCGCAGGTAAGATGGCACCCAGATATTATTACCTATAAACCATGGACTTCTGTTGGTAACTTAAGCTCAGCTTGCACCGGACACAGTTTGGACCATCTTGATACCCACATTTATCCCAGATAGAAGCTGTCTTGAGCTCATTGGGAGACAGACGGGAGGTTAAGTGCAAGTGTTGGGGAATTTCCcgtgattttagtttttttatctTCCACACTTGCTGCCTCTCTTTATTCCTTTTCTGTCATTTTTCTCTTTCCGTCTCCCTTCCTTTTctatccctcccctctccattatgtatttttctctctctccctcccgctgcACATCTCCCACCCTTATTGTGTTCTTCCCCCTCTgtttgcccctctctccctcctgcccacCCTTATTGTGTTCTTCCCCCTCTGTTACCCCCtcgttcccccctctctcaggtcCAGGTAAGCTGCAGCGTTTGCGGCGTCCTCGCTCCAGCAGTGACGGACTCTCTCTGGCCGCCTCCTTGGACCCTCAGCTGCTCCCCCAGCGGCCTCCCTCCCGCCTGCCCAGCAGCCGCTCTTACGACAGCCTCCTGCCCGAGGAGCGCCGCCGCGTcgcagagcaggaggaggaggaggaagaggacgaagacgatggagaggaggaggatgaggatgccGTCTACATGCTGCCTGACTTCTCACAGGACCCGGCCGCCGCCTGGATGGCCGAGGACGTCATCGACTTCAGCCCCACCTTCCTGGAGGACGGACCGGTGGGGTTAGGGGGCGGGGCCTCTGCcgtgggtggagggagagagtccCCGCCTgcggccacgccccctccctaCCGCTGCCTTAGCCACCAGGGCCACTCCCACTCCAGCAGCCAGCGCTCCGTCACCGAGGACCCGGACTCCGTCCTCAACCAGTCGGAGGCCGGCCCCCGCAGGAGCTTGATCCTGGCGGCGACGGCTCCTCAGACACAGGTGTACTGCCAGCACAGGCCctctgccgccgccgccggccCCACGCACTTAGCCGAGCCTGGCGGGAGCCCCTCCCACAGCCAGACCCCCTCTGCTGCAGGCTCAGCCCCCACtgccccgccccctcaggagagGCGCTCCTTTACCAGGAAGATGGTGCACGCCCTCTCGCCCAAAGCCCCCAAATCCCCCCCGCTGGACATCTCAGACCCCATCGCCATCAGCGTGCCTGCTAAGGTGAGAGGGGCATGGCTGTACAACAGAAGCCTCCTCATTTCTGCCGTTTCTGTAATTCATTTATCATTGAACTGTACATTACTGGTACATATTACATTtaccattacattacattgcctTGTTGTATCATTACATTGTTATATACAATATTTAACAGTCGTTATATTTTGTATTAGTTTAACAATAATTAAGGAGCTTCCATTGATGCAAATGGTCGCCAGCACAAGGCTGGTCTGTGCTTTTTGCTGTGTGTATTCATCTTGCTGCTATCTAATCCACAGGTCCTGGAGATGATTGGCGGCCGCGCTGGCGAACTGCAGCCCGTCGCGCAGGGAGGCGGGCCCTCCCAGCCACCCCAGATGATCTCCATGCTGCTGAGGTCATGTGACTTCCAGCTGACTGAGAGCTGCCAGCAGGAGATCAGCAGCAAGCTGGGTCATGAGGCCAAGATCAAGGGCCCAAGTGAGAAAACTAAGATGGAGAACCCGTTCAACAGTGGCCCAGTAGCTCATATATGGTTATAGTCCATTTTAGGAACAGGCTGAGAGAGAACTTGCAGTATTAtacaatttttatttttataaaacaaaTGCTTGATTGACTAAATGAAAGGTTGTTCAGTGAATGAttgttatttagttttgtattgTGTGCATGACATTCAGATCACTTTAGCATTTAGCGGCTAGTTTGTGTCCCATTTTTCTCAGTTAATGAAATATGAACTTATCCCAAATGTTTCCCGTCTACTCTGTCTTGTCTTAGGTATTATGGGTCCCACTGGGGTACCCCTACCCACTCAGCAGCCCCCTCCGCCACCACCCAAAAACCCTGCCCGCCTCATGGCCCTCGCTCTGACGGAGAGCGCCAACAAAGCCCTGCGCCACGGGGCTTCACCCCCCTACCGCCCCCCGCAGCCCAAAACCCCCTCCGACACGGCCGACCCGCGCTTCCAAAGGTCGCTGTCGGCGGACGCGAGTGAACTGCTCTCCTCGGACCCCAACCAGCTGTACTCCACAGTGCGCcccctgtctgtgtggatgtccGAGGGAGACGGCACGAGCGCCGCTGAGCAGGCTGGTGAAGCAGACCAGGAGCAGGAGCCACGGTCTCCcccaggacaggtgtgtgtgtgtgtgtgtgtgtgtgtgtgtgtgtgtgtggaaagccATGATGAAAAGTAAATGAAGATTTGAATATATTGGAACGATAACTTCCTCTGAACTGTTTGTGTCATTCCTTCTGTTGTCCCCCTAATGTCTGCGTGTCTTTGTCTGACAGGACACTGGAACTCTCTCCTCCACTACTTCGGTGTCCGACTCGGGGGCGTCCAACTCTGAGCTGTCAGCCGGGAGCTCCTCGGGAGACGGAGACCAGACTCCCAGCCCCATCTACAAGAACCAGCAGCTGTCACCCCCGGCCCATGCGGCGGGTCCCCCTCCTTCCAAACCCAgcccctcctctgcctcctcctccgacGCCCCACCTCAGAGGAAACCCCCTGCGTACTCCCGCCAGTTCTCTGCcccccacctccagcagcagaaATCACCTGCTCCTGGGGGACTTTCCAAGCCCATCACCCCCCAGCCTCCCAACCCGACTCACTCCCACCTGCTGCACTCGCGCTCAGAGAGCTCCCCCTTGGCCCAGGTCCGTGCCTTCCAGCCCACTCGCCCCAAACTGCCCCCCAAGCCCCAGGATCTGGCTCCACAGCGGGGGCAACTCGCCAGGCCCGACCGGCAGGACTACTCCCGTCGCTCCCTGGATGCGGGCCGCGTCCGGCGCATGCTGAGCCAGCCGCAGGGCACCCCGCCAGGCCTGTCCCGGGCCTTTTCCGAACGGGTCGCCGGTACTTCTGACCTGCTTGCCCGCTACCATGCGGCCAGAACAGCTGGAcaaccccttccccctcccccgccacctcagcagcagcagcagcagccacctcCTGCTTACATTCGACCGGTACCCTCATCCTCTGAGGACCCAGGCAAGGTGGAGAACTTCTACTATGAGATTGGAGCTCCCGAGCATCCGCAGGCACCTCCTAGCTATGCGCGACACAGCTACATGAACATGCGGCTGGACCTGGAGGGGAACTACCGACCTGCACCCAACGACCCAGCTCTGAACCAGAGACCAATGTCTAGAGGACACCATCCCCAGGCCCCTGCCGGCGGTCCCGTTGGAAGGGCACCACAGCTGTGGTCGGCAGAAGCGACGCGAGCTTGGGCTGTGGCCCATTCCCATGCCCACTCCcagtccttctccttctcccacgGGCACTCCCACCAACAGAGGCTCCCCCAGGAGAGCCATGGTCCGCGCTCCCAGCGCCAGGCTTCGTCCTCTGTCAGACTCTCCCGCAGCGAGCTGCACCCCATCCCGATCACCAACACCACTGGCACACCCCTGTCTGTGCACCAGCGCAGCTCAGCGCGTTCCCAACGCTCCCCCTCGGGGGAAGTCACTACCCCCCAACTGCACCCCTACTTTGAGAATGGCAAGGTGTGCTACCGCTACGTGGAGACCCCCAAAGGTGACGAGCCTGCGGCCTCCTCTCAGCACGCCTCGGCCAAACCCCTCCACTCTCAGCCAACCCAGCCCTCCCCTCCGCAGGCTCACAAGCCTCCACCCAAGGAGCAGTGCCAGTCGGAGCCCGTTTACATCAACTTCCCCTTCGCCAGTCCCCAGAACGTCGCAGCCGGTACCAAAGGCTGGCTAACCACCGACCTGGACGGTAACGCCACTCAGGTGTCCGAACCTCTGGCTCCACCTCCTGAGCCTCCACCGGAGGAGATGCAGGagtcaccacaccacacccctcagCTAGACAGCCCCTCCCACAACTTTGAAAGCCCCACCCACAACAGCCTAATCCCAGATTCCCGCTCCCTGGACATTCCGCCTGTCTCGTCGTCAGCTGCCTCCCACTTCCGGAGTCGTTCGGATCCGCAGAATTCCATCGCAGAGAAAAGCCAGGGTCCCAGTCAGAGCCTGAGCGGGAAGGAGATTGCCTCATTGCTGATCGAGAAGctggcagaagaggagagggaagggggtgCCTGCACCGTCGCGTCATCCTCTGCCTCGTCCTCACCTCACGTAGAGCACCCACCAAACCCTTATGccagtcagcagcagcagcagcagcagcagcagccgcctcCAGCATACAACGTCTACACTCCGGCGCCGACCCGCCAGAGTTCCCTTCGAGACCCGACGGGAGCCTTCCACCGCCAGGACCCCCTACGCAGGTCCTCGAGTGGTCAGTACCGGCAGGCGTTCGACGTCATGCCGTCTGGTGACCAGGTTCTGAAATACTACCGCAGTCAGGACTTCATGCCGGGCCCCCAGGGGGAGgcccctaaccttaacccctACCCCCCACGGACTCATTATCCAGACTCGGCTTATCAACACCGCGGACCCCAGGACCCACGCCTTCCGTACGCGGGTTCCCCGCACGCTTCTACCCCGCCGTCGGCAGCCTTCTCCAACCTGGCCCTGGGGACTCCGAGAGGGTACGCGAATCAACCCGGGGGCTTCCAGTACAGCCAGTACCCTgtccagcccagcccacagTATTCCAACACGCCGCGGCGGGACGTGGTGATGGATCCGTCGCTCCGACCCCCGGCCTATCGCAACCAGAGGGGACTGGCCCGACAAGGCAGCATACCTGGGCCTAACTGGTCCATCCACACCGAGGGCCAGACCAGGAGCTACTGCTGAACGGGAAGTGAGGCTTACAAAAAGCACACAAGGCACCAGGAGCACCCTGGCCGGCCCACAGCAAAAGCTCATCTTCCTTATCAACCTTTAAGACAAGTGTGAGACAAGTGTTCCACGGGTGAAGGGAGCAGCTTTAAAACGCATCTATGCCTACAGCACTACAGGGACTCGTCAGCGTTAGACCGTGTCACGACTTTAGGACTTTGAAGAAAGGCTTTACGTATCTCTCCCCTGAGGTGTAACAACTACAGCATTGAGAGTGATGACATCCATCAGGACTGGCAGCATCAATCAATAAGGGCCTCCGTCCAGTCTTACCCTGttaaccaccccaccccccctgcaaATGGCCTGGGACCGCCCATCCATCCTCCCCCACGTTACTTTCCTGACCTCTCTCACTTGACCGGACCAATGAAAATGCGGATGTGGCATGAATGAGGACAGATCAAAGAAAAGAACCGTTAAGTGGCTTAGATTTGAAAACATTCCAGAACAGACTGTGCTTGCCCAGCAGAGGGCGTAGGAGAAGCGTGTAGCTGCTATGCTTTATAGTGGAGTATCAGGTATTCCTGCACACCTAGGTTTTGttgactttattttttttttcaggtgtaGGTCTCATTGGTTTTCAGTTACTGTATCTCTCGCACACTATAGCACAGTAAAAACTGTACAGGGAAGTCAGTTTAGTATTTTGTTTCCTTGAGGAGACAGAAACAAATATTCTTTCAAAAGCTGCTGGTAATTTTAATGGACTTTCAAGGCTTTTTTAACTATTTCTCCATTTGAATATTGTGCTTCGACATGTTTTCAGTAGTTTTGTTAATTGCTTTTTACATTTGTAATTTATTTTAAGTTTTTCATTGTGAAGAAGTCATGTAATATAGTTTTCTGGGtttgttttttggttttgttttgattggattctttttgggtggggggggggggggggtgaatgtGAATAAGTAGAATTTGTTCGTCTTTATCCCTGAaaagtgtgtaagagtgaaCGATTTGCGTGCAAGTGTGCGCGCAtttctaggtgtgtgtgggtgcacttgagcgcgcgtgtgtgtgtttgtgtcctaaCAGCTTCGTCTGCCTCAAGGTAAGCTACAAAAAGCACATTGTTAAGATATGTTGCTGAAGGAAAACACTGCCTTGTGTTAAAAGAAGGTGATCAGTCTAAGGACCACTCATGTTCGCCTCATGGTtcgaccagtgtgtgtgtgtgcgtgtgcgtgtgtgtgtgtgtgtgtgtgtgtgggaattgTTTCGTGGTGTCGTGATCTAAATCTACACATCCTTCAAGgatgtctttcttctctcaaaCAGCCCCTAACAATAATCAGTCTTACTATCCACTGCCATCCCCAATGCATTGTGGTCTGTAATCAGCATGGACGTCTGTATGGTCGATGGATAGTATTTTTTTACTAAACTTTCTTTACTGTTCCATTGCGGTACAGTGTTTCTCCTTGGTCACTGCATGAAAGTGTATGTGGAAAATCTTTGGAATTTGTATTCTTCAATGGTACTGGTATGAaggtagataaaaaaaaatttgagTAGCTTATAGCTATTTTCTTCAAAATAGACCACTTGATCTCTATATCTAAATGGTAAATGATAAGCAAGGAATGCCAGATAAATAAATCGGTCATAAAGTGATCCTGtccgtaaacaaaacatatgatgAAGTGCTTGTCAGACATGCACATCGTATATTTTTGTGCTTCCTTCCTTTTTGTCCctaaattgtttacaacaggtAACTTACTCTAAGAGGTAAGCTGCGCCTGGGTAGACATATTAGAACAGTTCAAATCATTTCTGCCCAGTGCTCAGCAACTCCCTACCATGACCTCGTTATTCCGTTCCCACCAATAGCACTGGAAAATGAAGGGGCTGCGTTGTGGTTTTCTTTgggtgcagaaaaaaaaaaacactaaggaTGAGAAAAGGAAATACATAAAAATTTGTATCGGTTGTTCTTGAATGACGGCTAGATGTGGTAGCTTTTGTTAGCACCCGGCAGTCACTCAGTTCTTTTGGTGCCTTTTCAGGAGGAACAATCAGTCATCTGGAAACTGAACAGTAAAACAAAGGTGTTGAGGCGTGGCTGTGATCTCATCGGCAGCCTGTGAGCAAAACGAACGAACGAAAGCAGCTATCTTTGATCACAGCACCAGAGGGCCAATGCCCTCGACCCCAGCACATCTGTTGTCTCTGAGAATCTCTGTTGACGGAAGACAGCGttgcacacttttttttgtacGATGTAACTTAACCCTTGGTCTTAGACTTGGGCTAATCGCTGTGATGGTCTGAAAGGTACACGGTAGAGCATGTATGTTGTCTTGACATATTTTCTTGGTACAATGTgagccttggtgtgtgtgtgtggcagggtggggtggggtgaggggtgtctgtgtccgtgtgaaTGCTCCTTCTGTTGGACTCATATCTATGCAGTGAAGTACATTGAGACGTTCTTTCAAGTTGGAAACATCCTCCTTTAAAATGGCTATACTacctaagtgtgtatgtgtgtgtgtgagagagacagactgtgtgtgtgtgtgtgtgtgtgtgtgtgtgtgtatgtgttggtgtatgaACGCACTGTAACCTGAACTTTCAGTCCAATGTTCTCCCTTCGGCCTTAGAGCACTTTGCAAAAAAGGCAGTTCATCTTATTTTGTAATATTTTCCAATGTGTGAATAAAAAGTTGATGGACACATCGATGACACAATCTTGTCATTGCCTCCTCTGTTTTGAACAGTCATTTTTTTAAGCTACTGCTGTGACCTATAAACTATGACCttgtattttatagtttgtAGTATAAACCACACTACACATTGTCTAATGCATCACAGTATCATCAGTTTCCCAGGATTCTTTTATCCTCAGAAACAGTAGCTGAAGGACAAACAAGCAGGACTGACATTGTGACTGATGTTCAAATTATGTTTTTCACCATTTTTCAGCTAAAGTCCTTTTCTTCATTTCCTGTCTACTTTGTAGGTGTGCTGCTAAATCCCTTTATCCCGTGAAGTGACACGGTTTCAACTCTATCCTCCATTATCTGCTGTAATTTGAGTGGATGGGATTTTATCCAACACCCAGTTGTTTAACCCGATTGTCCAGTTCCAGCTGGCAGATCTGTGTACACCCCAAAGTAGcccatgaaaacaaacatcattCGGCTCTCCGCAAGTCAAGACACCGTTCCGTGGTCACAAACAAGGTGTGTAGTAACGGTTCTACGTGCTGGGTGTGTCACAGAAAAAACAGACTATTTTAATGGAATTCAAGTTATAAAACATGTCAAGACATTTTCAGACATGTATTTAAAAGTTCCATAGAAATtttaatacatacaaatatattatTCATTCAATAATGGAATGCTCAAATTAAGTGGGCAAACTGTAAAATATAGGCCgaaatattattttaaatattcagAACAGAAATGACATCTGGTAAAGCAAAGCTGAAATAAAGGTCATATTGTTCTTAGGCAGGTTCGTTTTTAGGcgtaaataatacaaatacaagtaAACCGACAAATATAAAGCCATTGCCATACTATTCCATAACAAGAGATAAACATATGAAGACAAACTGTAACATGGTAATCATCCCATGCTCCGTGGCTGCAGAAGAAATCCCCTTTCTTCAAATCTTTAGGTAGTACACCATGGTCAACAGCATGAGCCAGAACTAAAATGGACAACACTCCATGTTAGTGTATGCAGTTATGTTCTGTGTGTCTAAATTAAACAGGAATGCCACCCAATATAACCAAGCTTATATTTaaaataagaagaaaaagaaacctgttgaaatgcaTTATTCAGTTTTGACATGCAATGATATTGATAAGACGCCATAAAAATTAATTTCCTGAGAACATCCCTCTATCCTTACATGTAGCCTAACTGAATCTCCACATACTGCGCACAGGTAATACACAAGGCTTTTACCACATGAACAAATCACCTGGTGAACTTGAATGAACTGAAGTGATACGGTATCATGTATTTaaacttaaaaataaatgtcaagACTGGTCAGACGTGCTTCAAAGCACTCTGAATAAATCCATGACATTTTGTAAAATGTACGGAGGTTCTTTCTGAGAATCCCCCTGTTGCTTAATAATACCATGTAATGATCAGTTAGATCAATTATTACTCATGTGTTTAGTTTTAGAAATATGATTTGATTTGTATCATATTAGAAGTGAGACAATTAACTGGTCAAGACAACTCaccatgaacatgaggacagagAAGCCATACCAACTCACAGACCACGTGTACAGACTGAACACCGACTCGATGTGATCAAAGCAGCCCTGAGGAATTAAAGGTCACATCATTTACTTGATCAATCAACAGAAAACTCTTCCCAACCTTTCCATACTTTTCCCAACTTTTCCAGACTCTTCCCAACTTTTCCAGACTCTTCCCAACTTTTCCAGACTCTTCCCAACTATTCCAGACTGGGTCACCACACGGATggagcacagaacagcacagcagtagcagcactACAGTAGCCTGTCTCACTGGATGTTGGTTGATGAAGATGGGACTTGTTGAAATGTCAGTGGCTGATAACAGAGCCCCTCTATTTTGTGATAACAGTGACAATATAAAGTCTGCTAGCTTGAATGTTCCGAAAAAGTAATGCTAACAAAAGCTTTAATAAGTTTTAATATCAGACCCAAACTGAAGGGTAAACAAAGTGCACAGAGTTGAACGTATTGTGACTCCAGCTGGGAGTCACATGAAATGTTTTGCTAATTAATTACtcattattattcattattacaaattatttatctttttaaccacTTGTGTGCCAAAGTGAGACCTATTCTGGTGCACTGCAGTCTCTCTGTACGAAATGTGACTTTCCAGTGGGGATTCTCCACAGGCTGTTCAACCCACCTTGGAGAACATGGTGCTGTTCAACCCACCTTGGAGAACAGGGTGCTGTTCAACCCACCTTGGAGAACAGGGTGCTGTTCAACCCTATCTTGCAGCCCTCCACATCTGCCACCTCATGGTTGCTGAGTCTCTTGCAGCACTGCTGGGGCCAGGGGTACTCTGTGCCAAACTCCGTCCGGAACGTGGAGTTGTAGTCTATCCAGTCCTGTGGACTGTCTGCTCCGCAACATCCAACCTGAAGGCaggagaagatgaagatgaagatgaaggaaGAGAAATGTGTCCAGTTCATCACATCTGTAGTATAATCCATGTTGCAGTGTGGAATAAGCATGAGGACAAAATTCGGAAAGATTTCATCATGATTCCCTAAAAAATGAATGGCCCTGTGGATACAGTGTCCCAGTTGAGATAGGATAAAGGAATGTCTTTACAGTACATGTACTTAGATCCCCAAGAACAGATCTGTTGTGCACTTTCAGTATTTAAGTAAGAAGTTATGTTTTTAGAAATTGCAAAGAATGAAAGCTAATTTGGTATAGTTGAAGGAAATCTGTGAATCTGAAAAGGGTCCTTAGGTCCCTAGCTGTGATAAGAATATAACTGAACTGATGATGGCCAGTAAAGACATCCGTTAGCTGACATATGACCCAGAGTCCTTCACCGCATACAGGTCACCAATTTCTCATGACAAGGCAAGAGTGTCCTGATTCCATGTTTCCCACACGCCACTCCTGTAAACCGGTTCTTTTACTAACACCGAAACAACTAGGCATGCTGTGTCAGGTCAATACAGAAGACACATAGGGTGGTATAATTGcactgacactgtgtgtgtgtgtgtgtgtgagagagagagggcgtgacacacacacaccctctctcacacacacacacattcacaacacagTACCTCAAAATCAAGAGGATTCAGTCAACTCTCAGAATGTACACACCCCAACTATTCAAGTTGTAAGGTGGCTAGTAACTGCTCACCTCACGCATCACCCTGTTCCAGGTCGCTGTGATCTGTTGCCCCGCAAAACTGTCATCGGCATAATATTTTAGCATCTGCTTCTTCACCAGGTTGCTGTTACCCACCAGCTATAATCAAAGGGGAGGATATGAGAGATTAAAACATGAAAGGAGGTGGCCCGACACAACTGTAGTTCTAAGGGCTGTAGATATCACTACGCACTTCAGAACGTAAACTACATCTCAGAAAGCTACAGAAGTTATGTCCTATCAGACCCTTCCCCAAAGTACTCACATAGTCTCTGTGGGTGGCTGCTGTGATGCAGGAAGCACATTCGAAGATGAAGATTATAAACATCAATATCAGGTACtgtcagaaaaagaaaaaccctcGCTCAGGTTAATTAAAAGATGGCTACACAACTGGTCTATGTGTTACGTGCTCTTTCCCAGGCACACATGAGAAGCATGACACACGTGTAAAAACTTCTCATTCATCTCTGTTTGGCATATGTCCTTACCAGTAGGACGAGGAGACGGCTATGCTTTACCACAGCCAAGATGCCAAATACAGTGGTGCAGAAGAAGGCAAAGCCTGTGAAAATGGCTATCCAAGCCCCAGCAAAGATATCATCCTTCCCTGAGACCCCCGATATTGGATACAGCTCATATCCATCCACTGCCACCCAAATGGCCAGGGCAAAAAGAGCAAGGCTTGCTGCCTGTTGGTGCGAATACAAATTATTAATTACAGTGTCAGTCGGAGTAAGTGGTGAGATAAGCTTTAGAAataatggagaaaaaaaggttATTACTAAGAGAAACTTCAAGATGTTATACAAGGAAACTTACAGCCCCAAATGAATttaaaagaatgagaaagaccATAAAGCAAGTGTTTCCTCCATCAGCCATGGTGGCAACGTGTGAGCCTCAAATGACCTATCTATGGAGAAAGTATAAGCAATGGCATTTTTTGAAATAGCATTTAATAAGGATAAGTATTGAGTCCACAACGTTGGTCCACGCCATTACTACACACAATGTTAAAGACAGCAAGCCAAAAAGGCGTCTGACCAATTCAAAAGTTACAATTATCTAATTAAGAGCTATGGAAGTAGGCTaatgttttgtgaaacaatATTAGGCTGCTTTAAATTCCTCTTGTGCTATAAAAGCAATTCTAAAAAGGGCATTTACAGCACAAGTTAAGAAAATGTTTAACGAAATGTAACATCATTCCTTACCTGCTCACGGCTCTCAAAGACCGCACCTGTCGCTCCCGCTACGCTCACTTCTTGTAGAGACTTGATCCAGTTGATGATAGGTGGATAACTATATGGTGACGTAAGTGTCCTCATATTTTCAGTGAACGAATATACCGTCACTGTATTCAGCTGCTTCTTAAAAAAATATAGACTTAATAG
The DNA window shown above is from Clupea harengus chromosome 11, Ch_v2.0.2, whole genome shotgun sequence and carries:
- the arhgap33 gene encoding rho GTPase-activating protein 33 isoform X1; translated protein: MCSPLTLEHSVMQRRDTVSGPQWVRKFAMFVRALSLSDMPGGLSLPVMQLSLPARSTDNLDSSGEPTTRSVGTTANLKGKMSKRLSVVKGHFPKLADCAHFHYENVDFSSIELQFAIEQTDASWTLGSAKDLVFLVQVSCQGKTWMVRRSYEEFRTLDAHLHQCIYDRRYSQLLPLPPLSEIGDKVEIFTPLLSEYLSRLSMVVDNKLNCGPVLTWMEIDNHGNRFLLKEEASLNVPAIAAAHVIKRYTAQASDEISIEVGDILSVIDMPPKEDTSWWRGKHGFQVGFFPSECVELINERPQTSKLEVDGVATKPGAGSAGEPSSPTSVSKKHGKLMGFLRTFMKSRPTKQKLKQRGILKERVFGCDLGEHLLNSGQDVPQVLKSCSEFLEKHGVVDGIYRHSGVSSNIQKLRHEFDSENVPDLTKELYMQDIHCVGSLCKLYFRELPNPLLTYQLYEKFADCMGEMTEDERMVKVHDVIQQLPPPHYRTLEYLIKHLALLATCSEETNMHIKNLAIVWAPNLLRSMEIEVVGLSGAADPFKEVRIQSVVVEFLLTNVDVLFSDSFTSVGRFTAVDEADQSAGRQSLTRPKSFVSTRLLSLEEAQARTQAPLLLQGAPLPFQGKFHTVLDLPEDRRKRGMKVRKSAGGSWKTFFAIGKPAGSGRRKPMRISSLFQPATSHAGVRVDSVTLRSAKSEESLSSQHSGAGPGKLQRLRRPRSSSDGLSLAASLDPQLLPQRPPSRLPSSRSYDSLLPEERRRVAEQEEEEEEDEDDGEEEDEDAVYMLPDFSQDPAAAWMAEDVIDFSPTFLEDGPVGLGGGASAVGGGRESPPAATPPPYRCLSHQGHSHSSSQRSVTEDPDSVLNQSEAGPRRSLILAATAPQTQVYCQHRPSAAAAGPTHLAEPGGSPSHSQTPSAAGSAPTAPPPQERRSFTRKMVHALSPKAPKSPPLDISDPIAISVPAKVLEMIGGRAGELQPVAQGGGPSQPPQMISMLLRSCDFQLTESCQQEISSKLGHEAKIKGPSIMGPTGVPLPTQQPPPPPPKNPARLMALALTESANKALRHGASPPYRPPQPKTPSDTADPRFQRSLSADASELLSSDPNQLYSTVRPLSVWMSEGDGTSAAEQAGEADQEQEPRSPPGQDTGTLSSTTSVSDSGASNSELSAGSSSGDGDQTPSPIYKNQQLSPPAHAAGPPPSKPSPSSASSSDAPPQRKPPAYSRQFSAPHLQQQKSPAPGGLSKPITPQPPNPTHSHLLHSRSESSPLAQVRAFQPTRPKLPPKPQDLAPQRGQLARPDRQDYSRRSLDAGRVRRMLSQPQGTPPGLSRAFSERVAGTSDLLARYHAARTAGQPLPPPPPPQQQQQQPPPAYIRPVPSSSEDPGKVENFYYEIGAPEHPQAPPSYARHSYMNMRLDLEGNYRPAPNDPALNQRPMSRGHHPQAPAGGPVGRAPQLWSAEATRAWAVAHSHAHSQSFSFSHGHSHQQRLPQESHGPRSQRQASSSVRLSRSELHPIPITNTTGTPLSVHQRSSARSQRSPSGEVTTPQLHPYFENGKVCYRYVETPKGDEPAASSQHASAKPLHSQPTQPSPPQAHKPPPKEQCQSEPVYINFPFASPQNVAAGTKGWLTTDLDGNATQVSEPLAPPPEPPPEEMQESPHHTPQLDSPSHNFESPTHNSLIPDSRSLDIPPVSSSAASHFRSRSDPQNSIAEKSQGPSQSLSGKEIASLLIEKLAEEEREGGACTVASSSASSSPHVEHPPNPYASQQQQQQQQQPPPAYNVYTPAPTRQSSLRDPTGAFHRQDPLRRSSSGQYRQAFDVMPSGDQVLKYYRSQDFMPGPQGEAPNLNPYPPRTHYPDSAYQHRGPQDPRLPYAGSPHASTPPSAAFSNLALGTPRGYANQPGGFQYSQYPVQPSPQYSNTPRRDVVMDPSLRPPAYRNQRGLARQGSIPGPNWSIHTEGQTRSYC